A section of the Oscarella lobularis chromosome 15, ooOscLobu1.1, whole genome shotgun sequence genome encodes:
- the LOC136195789 gene encoding uncharacterized protein, which translates to MHSQILLRFLCATTISNVIANSSSSTHKIGQWQYMDFSKASRGEWISDSAPRAVWSLSKNPSYVNTASYHRNATSPETTKARLLFVDEGGITWTYSPRTYSWTRLSTSTGSEHSSAEASLARLSANTITALCESRLVFAGRSYSSFNDTTPMENEVWLFNGETETWSPLPTPSQFYLNRLAYHTAFAYRQEESTCHCKDSLFIYATTRNNANYILEKRALWELRCIEDRLAKNMTYEWIESVPDTTQWPVANETFLVLRAFAANATNVYWLSETPDIIRVLNMKTGKWSTQPVANLCPFNLSMNYFRIVLKQALFLKKHLLVIGYIKLLNVVGVYDLKASAYKCYMLNGNEYLRFSLTENVLLGDDAIFHAATDRFDHTVAFTRISEKVVLEFLDKGTFMRVQNSHIETTARSPGSVDHAHRLMSVNDSIWYLMKADPPSSELRMWKFDLEMYRWTLYDPDRSPETPTTPMTFLDAATAVAKSSFIAFFGSKNGFGVSGRDELWIYATSLRTWTRAASRFRTPKKLTSYATMNSLSNGSLILFGGIDNRTNSIWIAIVDYVRMAATWKRLCCDVDKQPQNELLQWASAVWSNRLYVLFGLKKSLDCDLSMYYINLEGSGALKWKTKRQKNRNITFCVVEQSVYGRFAYTTNENGKLLLADLDEMEYKIADDGGEVFLRWLDMLVARNNEVFALMPGGYDEIRYNNSNVEARYKDTDMRRFKLTGCEPGSFSPEYSIYPCQLCPKGEYSDQYSAINCTSCPPNLATSATGSNSIDNCTCATSTCVYGGCVVQSNHTTLCICNVGFTGKRCETPTMYLVGMGIIVGLLLVCAFYYCIKRVRKHRMLAKYTRVELEMAEQMAEELANIWSVKTEEIKFERKIGEGSFGDVWTAEYRDQTVAVKVLKIKADDCTNEQLKEFKDESELLRSIFHANIVRFIGTGKTNENKPFIVLEYMERGSVRKLLDNEYADQPMEIHLQVKYALDAAKGMRHLHRISRMHRDLKCDNLLISDRGVVKVADLGCTKIAPKITFDDDDTGSGNVRGSRAVGTAFFRAPEVFRGEAYSTAIDVYSYGITLWEMQTSKNPYFEKFEEGLTANQILDQIVDGDERPDFPFYCNAKLKKLAISCWNAIPRERPTFKDIVPAIEEIQMSVAGAC; encoded by the coding sequence ATGGATTTCAGTAAAGCCAGCCGCGGCGAGTGGATTTCTGACAGTGCGCCCCGGGCCGTGTGGTCGCTATCAAAAAACCCCAGCTACGTGAACACCGCTTCGTATCACCGAAATGCAACGTCGCCAGAGACAACAAAAGCCCGTctgctcttcgtcgacgagggtGGCATCACATGGACCTACTCGCCAAGGACGTACTCCTGGACGAGACTCTCAACATCGACTGGAAGTGAACACTCGTCCGCCGAGGCGAGTCTCGCTCGTCTATCTGCCAACACGATCACAGCCCTATGCGAATCTcgactcgtcttcgccgGTAGATCTTACTCTTCTTTCAACGACACTACTCCGATGGAGAACGAAGTGTGGCTGTTCAACGGCGAGACAGAAACGTGGAGCCCTTTGCCAACGCCGTCGCAATTTTATCTAAATCGTCTAGCATATCACACGGCGTTCGCCTATCGCCAGGAAGAGAGCACGTGCCATTGCAAGGATTCATTGTTTATatacgcgacgacgagaaacaaCGCTAATTACATCCTCGAAAAAAGGGCACTCTGGGAGCTTCGGTGTATCGAAGACAGACTAGCGAAAAATATGACGTACGAGTGGATCGAAAGCGTTCCAGACACCACACAGTGGCCCGTAGCGAATGAGACTTTTCTTGTACTGCGCGCTTTTGCTGCAAACGCGACAAACGTATATTGGCTTTCGGAGACGCCAGACATAATTCGTGTCCTGAACATGAAAACGGGAAAGTGGTCAACCCAGCCCGTCGCCAATTTGTGTCCATTTAATCTTTCTATGAATTACTTTAGAATCGTTTTAAAACAAGCTCTCTTCCTCAAGAAGCATTTACTAGTCATTGGCTACATAAAGCTCCTTAACGTCGTTGGAGTCTACGATTTGAAAGCAAGTGCATATAAATGCTATATGCTTAACGGAAATGAATACCTCAGATTTTCACTGACCGAAAATGTGCTTTTGGGCGACGACGCTATATTTCACGCGGCAACAGATAGGTTTGACCATACGGTCGCCTTCACGAGAATCTCCGAGAAAGTGGTGCTCGAATTTTTAGACAAGGGGACTTTTATGAGGGTGCAAAATTCCCACATAGAAACGACTGCGAGATCACCCGGTAGCGTAGACCACGCCCACCGACTCATGAGCGTGAACGACTCCATATGGTATCTGATGAAAGCGGATCCTCCTTCAAGTGAATTACGAATGTGGAAATTTGATCTAGAAATGTATCGGTGGACACTATACGATCCCGATCGGTCTCCGGAAACGCCGACAACGCCTATGACCTTTTTAGACGCAGCAACAGCGGTCGCTAAAAGTAGCTTCATCGCTTTCTTTGGCAGTAAGAATGGCTTCGGTGTCTCTGGTCGAGACGAGCTTTGGATCTACGCAACGAGTTTGCGGACTTGGACGAGAGCTGCGTCGCGCTTTCGCACGCCGAAGAAGCTGACGTCGTACGCCACGATGAATTCGCTAAGCAACGGATCGTTAATTCTTTTTGGTGGTATAGACAACCGAACGAATTCTATCTGGATAGCAATAGTCGACTACGTACGCATGGCAGCCACGTGGAAGAGACTTTGCTGTGACGTCGACAAACAGCCACAGAATGAACTGCTCCAGTGGGCAAGTGCGGTTTGGAGCAATCGATTGTATGTGCTCTTCGGACTGAAAAAGAGTCTAGATTGCGACTTGTCTATGTACTACATTAACCTCGAAGGAAGCGGCGCATTAAagtggaaaacgaaaagacaaaaaaatcgcAATATCACCTTCTGCGTGGTCGAACAATCTGTTTATGGCCGCTTTGCTTACACAACAAACGAAAACGGCAAATTGCTATTGGCTGACTTGGATGAAATGGAATACAAAATTGCAGATGATGGAGGAGAAGTATTCCTTCGTTGGCTGGACATGCTGGTGGCACGAAACAACGAAGTGTTTGCACTAATGCCAGGAGGCTACGATGAAATTAGATACAACAACTCAAATGTTGAAGCAAGGTATAAAGACACTGATATGAGAAGATTCAAACTCACAGGATGCGAACCGGGATCGTTCAGCCCAGAATACAGCATCTATCCGTGTCAATTGTGTCCAAAGGGAGAGTACAGTGATCAATACAGCGCAATCAATTGCACTAGTTGCCCTCCCAATTTAGCCACAAGCGCAACGGGGTCGAACTCGATAGACAATTGCACGTGCGCAACGTCCACGTGCGTCTACGGAGGCTGCGTCGTTCAAAGTAATCACACGACGTTATGCATTTGCAACGTCGGATTCACGGGGAAACGATGCGAAACGCCGACAATGTATCTCGTCGGCATGGGAATCATAGTCGGATTGCTGCTCGTTTGCGCTTTTTACTACTGCATCAAGCGCGTCAGAAAACACAGAATGTTGGCCAAGTACACGAGAGTCGAGTTGGAGATGGCCGAGCAAATGGCCGAAGAACTAGCCAATATCTGGTCTGTTAAAACggaagaaatcaaattcGAACGTAAAATTGGAGAGGGATCGTTCGGCGACGTGTGGACGGCCGAGTATCGAGATCAAACGGTCGCGGTCAAAGTGCTCAAGATCAAAGCCGACGACTGCACGAACGAGCAACTGAAGgaattcaaagacgaaagcgagttgcttcgatcgatttttcaCGCGAACATTGTCCGTTTTATCGGTACGGgaaagacgaacgaaaaCAAGCCGTTTATCGTACTCGAGTACATGGAACGAGGCTCGGTGCGAAAGTTGTTGGACAACGAGTATGCCGACCAACCGATGGAAATACATCTTCAAGTGAAATACGCTCTGGACGCCGCTAAGGGAAtgcgtcatcttcatcgcATTAGTCGAATGCATCGCGATCTCAAGTGCGACAACCTCCTCATCAGCGACAGAGGAGTCGTTAAAGTCGCCGACTTAGGCTGCACAAAGATCGCTCCCAAGATTACgtttgatgacgacgacactgGCAGCGGAAATGTCAGGGGATCGCGCGCCGTGGGTACGGCGTTCTTTAGAGCGCCGGAGGTATTTCGAGGCGAGGCGTACAGCACTGCTATCGACGTTTACAGCTACGGAATAACGTTGTGGGAAATGCAGACGTCGAAGAATCCTTACTTCGAAAAATTCGAAGAGGGTCTGACGGcaaatcaaattttagatcaaatcgtcgacggagacgagagGCCCGATTTCCCTTTTTACTGCAAcgcgaaattgaaaaaattggccATTTCGTGCTGGAACGCGATTCCACGCGAACGACCAACTTTCAAAGATATCGTTCCGGCAATAGAAGAGATACAGATGTCGGTTGCGGGTGCATGCTGA
- the LOC136195987 gene encoding uncharacterized protein, translating into MTSKRAKARVLFIDQYFFAWVYSPRTASWTKLPEKRNQRIQMSLSLPKSSTIVRSPNRAVTLCDSRVVLFSGFSVERNGHIVLSNDLWIFDGIVEEWSSVRTLARAPEVRDGKVAFAFRRNESTCRCKDSLFVYGGSDDLDDLWELRCVDDKNETDMKYDWIKNDLNAISWPKNASHMLFASKTVLYWVTNDLSMLSVFDTITEKYLSSRIEIIDCPHVPDIYDTYLLKAYKELLDSALHLKEHHLLIFFIALRGEYSGYKESDFLGVLDLQKSVIHCINVSVCHREESRYQQDILFLTDDKVLLLGTDIYNGSVAIWSFQTSEMLRSLKTNSLLNIECDAPNYDGDTHGRYPVMMIDHRFMRITDSVWYLMKIWYPSDLQMWLFEVDILRWSIYDPDEKPETMLNALEAATATTANECVAYFGSGYGYVSSAQDDLWMYATRMRTWTRVVSRGKAPKKLTSYATMSSLDNGSLVLFGGVDNRKSSLWMVTVDYERMTATWERLCCEDDREQPTNQLQKWSSAVWNNTLYIYFCQRTEGNCESIIYYKNLGNVAEWTMKESRVSGIGTFCKSDQTVFGRFAYTTDDIGNLVMADFNRVEYNMAGERKFPANSKAVLGAQSNGMFSFTSGPYGEVLGIAFRLTFGLDWQPYLFDDSRIRTFRLIGCKPGSFSPKYSVHSCQSCPKGRYSDRYNSTNCTSCPSGLITTATGSNSIINCTCTSGTCVYGDCVVQSDLSTLCLCYTGYTGKKCESPTMYLVFMGVIVGILLVIAFYYIAQRARKHQNAVKYTRVELEMAEQMVEELSNIWSITTDEIEFGQKIGEGSFGDVWTADYRDQTVAVKVLKIEADNCTNEQLQEFKDESELLRSIFHANIVRLIGTGKTTENKPFIALEYMEQGSVRNALDNAYADRPIEIYLQVKYALDAAKGMRHLHRLRRMHRDLKCDNLLIDYRGVVKVADLGCTIIVPKIPGDEEDEDKSGKIKGSRAVGTSFFRAPEIFRGEAYDIAVDVYSYGISLWEIQTAKNPYFEKYESGMTTREILDEIVNKDVRPEFLAQCNEDLKQLTISCWNGNPYERPTFEEIAQTLENIRTKTTGAEEEVKEV; encoded by the exons atgacgtcgaaacgagcgaaAGCTCGCGTGCTTTTCATCGACCAGTACTTCTTCGCGTGGGTTTATTCGCCGAGGACGGCGTCGTGGACGAAACTTcccgaaaaaagaaatcaaaggaTACAAATGTCGTTATCCCTCCCAAAGTCGAGCACCATTGTCAGAAGCCCAAATCGGGCGGTGACCCTCTGCGATTCGCGAGTCGTGCTCTTCAGCGGATTTAGCGTCGAGAGGAACGGCCACATAGTCTTGTCGAACGATCTATGGATCTTCGACGGCATCGTCGAAGAGTGGAGTTCGGTGCGAACGCTCGCGCGCGCTCCCGAAGTGCGCGACGGTAAAGtggcgttcgcttttcgtcggAACGAAAGCACGTGCCGCTGCAAGGATTCACTGTTTGTATACGGAGGATCTGACGATCTAGACGATCTCTGGGAACTTCgatgcgtcgacgacaaaaacgaGACCGACATGAAATACGATTGGATAAAAAATGACCTCAACGCGATTTCCTGGCCGAAAAACGCATCCCACATGCTTTTTGCCTCCAAAACAGTCCTCTATTGGGTCACAAACGATCTATCAATGCTTAGCGTTTTTGACACAATAACGGAGAAATATCTGTCGTCGCGAATAGAAATAATTGATTGCCCTCATGTACCGGATATCTACGATACGTACCTCCTTAAAGCCTATAAGGAACTCCTCGACAGCGCACTTCACCTAAAGGAGCATCATCTACTCATATTCTTCATAGCGCTTAGGGGTGAATACAGCGGTTAtaaagaaagcgattttctcggaGTGTTGGATTTGCAGAAAAGTGTTATTCACTGCATAAACGTATCTGTATGCCATAGAGAAGAAAGCCGCTATCAGCAGGACATTCTGTTCTTAACTGACGACAAGGTATTGCTTCTAGGAACAGACATATATAACGGTTCCGTCGCCATTTGGAGTTTCCAAACGAGCGAAATGCTTCGAAGCCTAAAAACGAACTCCCTCCTGAACATAGAGTGCGACGCTCCCAACTACGACGGGGATACACATGGGAGGTATCCTGTGATGATGATCGATCACAGATTCATGAGGATAACCGACTCCGTTTGGTATCTGATGAAAATATGGTATCCGTCAGATTTACAAATGTGGCTGTTCGAAGTCGACATTCTTCGATGGTCGATCTACGATCCGGACGAGAAGCCGGAGACGATGTTGAATGCACTCGAGGCGgcgactgcgacgacggcaaacgaATGCGTCGCTTATTTCGGCAGTGGCTACGGCTACGTCTCGTCCGCTCAAGACGATCTGTGGATGTACGCGACGCGAATGCGAACGTGGACGAGGGTCGTTTCGCGCGGAAAGGCGCCGAAAAAACTGACGTCGTACGCGACGATGAGCTCGCTGGACAACGGCTCGCTCGTTCTATTCGGCGGCGTGGATAACCGAAAGAGCTCGCTCTGGATGGTCACCGTCGACTACGAACgcatgacggcgacgtgggAGAGGCTCTGCTGCGAAGACGACCGAGAACAGCCGACGAATCAACTACAGAAATGGTCGAGCGCAGTGTGGAATAATACCTTATACATTTACTTTTGCCAAAGAACGGAGGGCAATTGCGAAtcgattatttattacaAAAATCTTGGCAACGTCGCCGAGTGGACAATGAAAGAAAGCCGAGTTTCCGGCATCGGTACGTTTTGCAAATCGGATCAAACCGTCTTCGGTCGCTTTGCTTACACAACAGACGATATTGGAAATTTAGTAATGGCTGATTTCAATCGAGTTGAATACAATATGGCAGGCGAAAGAAAGTTTCCGGCGAATTCAAAAGCAGTACTAGGCGCTCAAAGCAACGGAATGTTTTCGTTTACGTCCGGACCTTACGGTGAAGTACTCGGAATTGCGTTCCGGTTGACGTTTGGTTTGGACTGGCAACCTTATCTGTTCGACGATTCGCGCATTCGAACCTTCCGACTCATCGGATGCAAGCCGGGATCGTTTAGTCCGAAATACAGCGTACATTCGTGTCAGTCGTGCCCGAAAGGACGGTACAGCGATCGATACAACTCGACCAACTGCACGAGCTGTCCGTCGGGTTTAAtcacgacggcgacgggctCAAACTCAATAATCAACTGCACGTGCACATCCGGTACGTGCGTTTACGGCGACTGCGTTGTTCAAAGCGATCTGTCAACGTTGTGTCTTTGCTATACCGGTTACACGGGTAAAAAGTGCGAATCGCCGACAATGTATCTCGTCTTCATGGGCGTAATAGTCGGAATACTACTCGTAATCGCTTTCTATTACATTGCCCAGCGTGCCAGAAAGCATCAAAATGCAGTCAAGTATACGAGAGTCGAGTTGGAGATGGCCGAACAAATGGTCGAGGAATTATCGAACATATGGTCGATCACAACGGACGAGATCGAGTTTGGACAAAAAATAGGAGAGGGATCGTTCGGCGACGTGTGGACGGCCGATTATCGCGATCaaaccgtcgccgtcaaagtgcTCAAGATCGAAGCCGACAATTGCACGAACGAGCAACTGCAGgaattcaaagacgaaagcgagttGCTTCGATCGATATTCCACGCGAACATTGTCCGTTTAATCGgaacgggaaaaacgacCGAAAACAAGCCGTTTATCGCGCTGGAGTACATGGAACAAGGCTCGGTGCGAAATGCGTTGGACAACGCTTACGCCGATCGACCAATAgaaatttatcttcaagtGAAATACGCTCTGGACGCCGCTAAGGGTATGCGGCATCTTCACCGTCTCCGTAGAATGCATCGCGATCTCAAGTGCGATAACCTTCTCATCGACTACAGAGGAGTCGTCAAAGTGGCCGACTTGGGCTGTACGATAATCGTCCCCAAGATCCCTGGTGACGAGGAGGATGAGGACAAGAGTGGAAAGATCAAAGGGTCGCGCGCCGTGGGTACGTCGTTTTTTAGAGCTCCGGAAATATTTCGCGGCGAGGCGTACGatatcgccgtcgacgtctaTAGCTACGGTATATCGTTGTGGGAAATTCAGACGGCAAAGAATCCGTATTTTGAAAAGTATGAGAGTGGAATGACGACTCGAGAAAttctcgacgagatcgtTAACAAAGATGTGCGACCGGAGTTTCTTGCTCAGTGCAACGAAGACTTAAAGCAATTGACTATATCGTGCTGGAACGGGAATCCGTACGAAAGACCAACATTTGAAGAGATCGCTCAAACGCTCGAAAATATTCG aacgaagacgacaggAGCTGAGGAGGAAGTAAAGGAAGTATAG